In Mercurialis annua linkage group LG5, ddMerAnnu1.2, whole genome shotgun sequence, a single genomic region encodes these proteins:
- the LOC126681680 gene encoding secreted RxLR effector protein 161-like — MSTTKKLEKDESGKCIDITMYRGMIGSLLYLTASRPDIMFSVCLCARFQVCPKESHLHAVKRIFKYLHGTLNLGIWYPRNVDPRLLGYSDADYAGCLLDRKSTSGTCQFLGHSLISWSSKKQVSVALSTAEVEYIAAGCYRAQIFWIKSKHIDIRHRFIRDHVQKGDVVVKFMDTTNQFADIFTKPLNEEHMNFISRAWYA, encoded by the exons ATGAGTACcacaaaaaaattggaaaaagatGAATCGGGTAAATGCATTGATATTACAATGTATAGAGGTATGATCGGCTCCCTTCTATATCTTACCGCTAGTAGACCCGATATTATGTTTAGTGTGTGCTTATGTGCTCGTTTTCAAGTTTGTCCTAAGGAATCTCATTTGCATGCCGTTAAGCGTATTTTCAAGTATTTGCATGGCACTTTGAACCTAGGAATTTGGTACCCAAGAAATGTGGACCCTAGGCTACTTGGCTACTCCGATGCCGACTATGCGGGTTGTCTTTTAGACCGTAAAAGTACCTCCGGGACTTGCCAATTTTTGGGTCATAGTTTGATCTCATGGAGTAGCAAGAAACAAGTATCCGTGGCTTTGTCAACCGCAGAAGTCGAATATATAGCGGCCGGTTGTTATCGTGCTCAAATCTTTTGGATTAA GAGTAAACACATAGATATCCGTCATCGTTTTATACGTGATCATGTGCAAAAGGGAGACGTTGTAGTCAAATTCATGGATACAACTAACCAATTTGCGGATATTTTTACCAAGCCTCTTAATGAAGAacatatgaattttatttcGAGAGCTTGGTATGCTTGA